The sequence below is a genomic window from Nakaseomyces glabratus chromosome F, complete sequence.
TGAGAATTTCATATACTCTGTTGATAACCAAGAACATGGTGGTAGAAACGCAACGCAGCACGAAACCGGCTATAATAACATCACAATAACCTCCGTTCACTtaaaatttgttcaaaaaGTTACTTATAATAAGCCTTTCATTCCTGATTCAAGTATATCCGCATCATCCACAGCATTACAACTTCCAGCAAATGCTACTGGTAACATCATAAACTGTAAGAATTGTAAAGTCAAGTACACATCTTTGAAATCGTGGAACATACAATCAACAAAGAAACTTATCACAATTGGCAAGCATGCATACCCATTTTCGTATTTAGTACCGGGATCTGTACCTTCAACATCAGCTCTTGGTTTATCGGCCAACACAAAGATACAATACGAACTCGTTGGTAATGTTTCATATTATGATCCAGTGCATAAGGACAAGGAATATATGTTGAACATTAAAATGCCCATACCAGTAACAAGAAGCATCCATCGTGGTCCAGATAAGAACTCGCTGCGTGTTTTCCCACCTACACAATTGACTGCGGCGGCTGTCTTGCCAAATGTCGTTTATCCAAAATCAACATTTCCATTAGAAATGAAACTCAATGGTATATCTTCGCCTTCAACCGGGAAAGGCTCAGACAAAAGATGGAGGATGAGAAAATTGGCGTGGAGAGTAGAAGAAACTACAAGAGTCAAGACCAATGTTTGTACCCAGCATAAACCcgatttgaagaagttggaGGATCAGGTGAAActgaaagaagaagagcgTAGCAAAAAACCTCCTGTTCCTATAAAACGTTATGGTGATATCGGGCCTCAAATAAGAATCGCCCTGAGTTCACCTTCCAATATGCCGTTGTCTGGTGGAAGATCAGGACCACAACCGACTTTGACGTCTAGTGAGGAAGCTCCAAATTCTGCCACTTTGTCATCTAGAGAAGGTGAAGCTGGTAACATAGAtactgatgaaaatgagaCTACTGATCAATTTGTTCATCCAAGCGATGATGCCATGAGACAAGAATTACttcagcaacaacaacggcaacGTGAACAGCAATTAAAGCAGGAACTAAAAAATAGTAGTGCCTTATTTTCAGAAGAGGTACGTATAATATCGAAAGGCGAGATGAAAAGTGGATGGAAGACAGACTTTGATAGTGATAACGGAAAAGTTGAACTTGTAACCGATATAGATTTGCTTCATTCTAATTCTGGTGTTTCTAATCCAATAATGCATACATCAACAACGCATCCATATAAGAAGAAACCTGATCTACCACCTGTTACCATTGCTTGTGATATTCAGGATCCTAATCTTGGTATTTATGTCAATCATACATTGGCCATCGAAATTGTTGTGGCCGAAGAAGCATTGCAATATGCTAATGGTCAGCCAATTCGAAATGGAGGCAGCAGAAGATCATCTGTGATTCCCGAAGGTTCGAAACCTGAGGGTACTACGGAAAATAtgaatgatgatgatgatgacagCCGTGAGATGGATCAAAGGCTATTGGAACTGTCACCTATGTTTGCCAATAGAAACGCTCAAAGGGCCAAACCGGTTGAATACAACGACCTCTCTCCTGTGAATTCTCGCTCTAGTACGAGGTCTGGAAACAATACTGGAAGGATTACACCACATATGTCTTCTACGCCAAGGATAGTGAGTGTTCCAACAGGCGCAGCTAGGGTTCTTAGAATGCAGTTCAGAATTAATGTTACTGAGAGATCTGGACTTGGCATATCATGggatgaagaagttccACCCATGTACCATGAAATCCAAACAAATGCGCCTCCTTCATATGAGGCAGCATTGAAAGATTCTGGTGGTGTCCAGATTGTTGATAACTCCGAAGACCTGGGAGAGGAACCTGAACATCAAACTCCTATTATTGCATTTCCACCTATGGCACACCACAATAACTCCAATATAAGAAACAACTTAACGACAGTACAATCTCCTCAACTTGAAAACATAATCAGTATACAAGGTGCTGTTCCATATGGTAGAGGGTCGCCATTAACACCAAACAATACCATTGAAATGGGTATTAGAAATCTTTCTGAGGTCCTTGATACTGACCGTATCACCCAATAAAACGAgaacatatatattttgcatTATTTTTACATAAAACAACCGACACTGGACCGTTAAGATGCTTTAAATATGTTACACACTGAAGTTTCTTTTGCATTAAACTTTCttaataaaacaattacgcatataataaattataTGTTATATAGTATAATTCAACAGCTATACAGTCGTTGTTCATTACATTAACGTCCAATTGCAACGTCGGTGATTCTAATATTAAAGCACAATAATGTTTTTTCGTACTATCGTTAAGATCTATTTACTGAATTGAACACATAGTTATAATTACACGACATCCCAGTTCTTCATCCAGTTCAAGTGCTTATAGTTTTCAAGTTTACCGGTCATACCATAAGAGAATGGAGCAAATAGTATGAAGCCACCAATGACAACAGACATGTAACCGGCATAAATACAGAATTTAATGATCCTTTGAGTCTTTGTCTTGTTGTAGTATCTTAATCCAGCGTCGAAGATATATGCCAAGACAAAGAGTGCGAAGTACAAAGCAGGTAAGTAATGGTGAACATACTTAACTCTACCCATAATGACAAATGGGAAGAAATGCAAAAACCAACCAAGCAATGGATAAACACCACCATAAATAAATAGTTCTTCATCATGTTCATTTTGGAAGATTTGCATTTGTCTATTCCATTTCAAAACTTTGTAAAGTAGTGCAAATACCAAGAACAATACAGCAACTGTAGATGGCCAGGTAGAAGCAGGAGAACCTAATAACAAATATCTGGTGTCATTCTCATTCCAGGAGTTAATTCTTAGAGAACGGTACAAAGTTGGCCATTCCCAGGACTCAGATCTTAAGTAGTCATGTTTATCCTTGGAAACAGTTAAGGCGTTGTTTGTAGCCATCATTCTCTTATtcaattcaaagaaatcgCTCCAGAATGATCTTCTTGGGTAAATGAAGTTTTCTGGGGCCTCTAGGTTAGGGTGAGTGTGAGTGTCAACGATCCACATAGTCTTGATATCATTCTTCTCAGGTTCCCTGATACATCTGACTTCAGCTTGGCTAAAACCCCATTCTGGTAGATGCTCATTACTTTGAGCCAAGTAACAGTTCAAGACCGCGTGTCTGAAACGAACATGAGTAGTGATTGGATGGATCAAGTTTTTGTCCTCGTTACCGTCATCCTTAATGATTTCAACGACCCAGTGATCCTTCAAGTCCCCGATGGTCAAGTTACCGTAACCTGACACTTCGTAATCCAGTTTGTTCAAAGGTGCTTCCACTTGGTGTGAGTGCAAGTTAGAACCAGTACCTTTGTGAACCAGACGGATTGTGTCACCGTTGCGGATGGCTTCATGCTCTGTGTCGTTGACGTGCCAGATTGGCTTTCCGTGTGGTCTATAGACAATCCAGTCGTTGTTTCCGTCGACGTAGTTGTAGCAGGTAACTTGTCTCTGTTTGGAGCCCTCTGGGTAGGTCTGGTGGTGGGAGTGCAAGTAGGCACCGCGGGGCTTCATGTTCTGCAAAGTGATAGTGGAGCCGATGGACACGTCACGAGGGCCCTGACCGATGTTAGTGCCGTTTAGCGCTGCTTGGAATCTTGGGGGCATTTCATGGTCGCCTGGGCCTGAGCCCCACAGCAAAGCAAAGTGTATTTTGAAGCACAGGGCGAAGATGAGGAATGGGGTGACGATGAGGCAGATGATGCGAGCGATCCAGTGGTTAGCGTAGCGCTTCCAGGTGATGTTCTTGTCGCCGAGGAGTGTCCACAGCTCTACGATGGTGTGGATGCCGACTAAAGTGATCACGAACAGGCCCACCATTTTCACGGAAATGGCGCAGCCCATGGAA
It includes:
- the LDB19 gene encoding Ldb19p (CAGL0F00737g~Ortholog(s) have ubiquitin protein ligase binding activity and role in positive regulation of receptor internalization, protein ubiquitination, ubiquitin-dependent endocytosis) encodes the protein MLNFQRLGRIQSNDNSNSTAQSQSKFGSPVKLRRGSEVHTPGKPEDVSGRPPCKLPIDLELNLESPPCVLYGSATDSAGAVLCGQFVLRVKDPQSENFIYSVDNQEHGGRNATQHETGYNNITITSVHLKFVQKVTYNKPFIPDSSISASSTALQLPANATGNIINCKNCKVKYTSLKSWNIQSTKKLITIGKHAYPFSYLVPGSVPSTSALGLSANTKIQYELVGNVSYYDPVHKDKEYMLNIKMPIPVTRSIHRGPDKNSLRVFPPTQLTAAAVLPNVVYPKSTFPLEMKLNGISSPSTGKGSDKRWRMRKLAWRVEETTRVKTNVCTQHKPDLKKLEDQVKLKEEERSKKPPVPIKRYGDIGPQIRIALSSPSNMPLSGGRSGPQPTLTSSEEAPNSATLSSREGEAGNIDTDENETTDQFVHPSDDAMRQELLQQQQRQREQQLKQELKNSSALFSEEVRIISKGEMKSGWKTDFDSDNGKVELVTDIDLLHSNSGVSNPIMHTSTTHPYKKKPDLPPVTIACDIQDPNLGIYVNHTLAIEIVVAEEALQYANGQPIRNGGSRRSSVIPEGSKPEGTTENMNDDDDDSREMDQRLLELSPMFANRNAQRAKPVEYNDLSPVNSRSSTRSGNNTGRITPHMSSTPRIVSVPTGAARVLRMQFRINVTERSGLGISWDEEVPPMYHEIQTNAPPSYEAALKDSGGVQIVDNSEDLGEEPEHQTPIIAFPPMAHHNNSNIRNNLTTVQSPQLENIISIQGAVPYGRGSPLTPNNTIEMGIRNLSEVLDTDRITQ
- the PMT3 gene encoding dolichyl-phosphate-mannose-protein mannosyltransferase PMT3 (CAGL0F00759g~Ortholog(s) have role in protein O-linked mannosylation and dolichyl-phosphate-mannose-protein mannosyltransferase Pmt1p-Pmt3p dimer complex, dolichyl-phosphate-mannose-protein mannosyltransferase Pmt5p-Pmt3p dimer complex localization); translated protein: MDSELRARKAPSVSEVKVEHDHGHDLANDNKEQKASNKQFWLRLERVAMPIVFTLLALLVRLYRLDVVKKVTWDEAHFGKFGSYYLRHTFYHDVHPPLGKMLVGFSGYLAGYNGSWDFPSGQPYPDYVPFVKMRIFQGAVSALCVPMTYFAAKAIGFSLPTVWLTTILVLCENSYTTLGKLILLDSLLLFFTVATFMCFQKFHSYHRKPFSFQWCLWLFLTGASMGCAISVKMVGLFVITLVGIHTIVELWTLLGDKNITWKRYANHWIARIICLIVTPFLIFALCFKIHFALLWGSGPGDHEMPPRFQAALNGTNIGQGPRDVSIGSTITLQNMKPRGAYLHSHHQTYPEGSKQRQVTCYNYVDGNNDWIVYRPHGKPIWHVNDTEHEAIRNGDTIRLVHKGTGSNLHSHQVEAPLNKLDYEVSGYGNLTIGDLKDHWVVEIIKDDGNEDKNLIHPITTHVRFRHAVLNCYLAQSNEHLPEWGFSQAEVRCIREPEKNDIKTMWIVDTHTHPNLEAPENFIYPRRSFWSDFFELNKRMMATNNALTVSKDKHDYLRSESWEWPTLYRSLRINSWNENDTRYLLLGSPASTWPSTVAVLFLVFALLYKVLKWNRQMQIFQNEHDEELFIYGGVYPLLGWFLHFFPFVIMGRVKYVHHYLPALYFALFVLAYIFDAGLRYYNKTKTQRIIKFCIYAGYMSVVIGGFILFAPFSYGMTGKLENYKHLNWMKNWDVV